One Astyanax mexicanus isolate ESR-SI-001 chromosome 3, AstMex3_surface, whole genome shotgun sequence genomic region harbors:
- the gcgra gene encoding glucagon receptor yields MSQLFILLSLLILSSCIQASSALSMKTLMARWMKYKEECLLNNSREPLVTGLVCNRTFDKYACWPDGLPNTTVSVPCPWYLPWHRTVRQGLVYLECDADGQWAKKKNTSECEHNDPDQMDTQHYGRILSKFRTMYTVGYSLSLGALVLALGILVAFRKLHCMRNNIHMNLFASFILRAASILIKDALLERPSLNIDPGITTEMEMEWLVKNEVSQTAIGCRTAVVMMQYSIIANSYWLLVEGIYLHNLLAVTVLTEGNYLSIYLCIGWGAPLIFVLPWIIVKYLYENEECWEQNINMEYWWIIRSPILLAVLINFFIFIHIIKILVSKLRAHQMRYNDYKCRLAKSTLTLIPLLGIHLVLFSLVTDESTSNGAMPLRLTKLFIDLFFNSFQGLLVAILYCFVNKEVQSEILKRWKRWKLGKDIEEEYRHTYSNTAQVTNSMLIQAPAKSRLPDITRLASPLSSPEEKHLLVVGCQNGMDLQQRGNFTPLPHEGATNSGPDGDLEPAHKVQCYKFPQGSDESNL; encoded by the exons GCCTCCTCTGCTTTGTCCATGAAAACTTTAATGGCAAGATGGATGAAGTACAAGGAAGAGTGTCTTCTGAACAACAGCAGAGAACCGCTGGTCACAG GTCTCGTCTGTAACAGAACTTTCGACAAATATGCCTGCTGGCCAGACGGACTACCCAACACCACCGTCAGCGTGCCCTGCCCCTGGTACCTGCCCTGGCACAGAACAG TTCGGCAAGGCTTGGTGTATCTGGAGTGCGATGCAGATGGCCAGTGGGCCAAGAAGAAGAACACCAGTGAGTGTGAGCACAATGACCCAGACCAGATGGACACG CAACATTACGGGAGGATCCTCAGTAAATTCAGGACTATGTACACTGTGGGATACTCCCTCTCACTGGGAGCACTGGTGCTTGCACTGGGAATCCTGGTGGCCTTCAG GAAGCTGCATTGCATGAGGAATAACATTCACATGAACCTGTTCGCGTCCTTCATCCTACGCGCTGCGTCCATACTCATTAAAGACGCCTTATTGGAAAGGCCGAGTCTCAACATTGATCCAGGCATCACCACggagatggagatggagtggCTGGTGAAGAATGAG GTTTCGCAGACCGCCATTGGCTGCAGGACTGCCGTGGTGATGATGCAGTACAGTATCATCGCTAACAGCTACTGGCTGCTGGTGGAAGGGATCTACCTGCACAACCTGCTGGCGGTGACGGTCCTGACTGAGGGGAACTACCTCAGCATCTACCTGTGTATAGGCTGGG gagctccactgatctTTGTTTTGCCCTGGATCATTGTGAAATACCTTTACGAGAATGAAGA GTGCTGGGAGCAGAACATAAACATGGAGTACTGGTGGATTATTCGTTCGCCCATACTGCTGGCAGTGCTG ATCAACTTCTTCATCTTCATACACATCATTAAGATCCTCGTGTCCAAGCTGAGAGCTCACCAGATGAGATATAACGACTACAAGTGCCG GCTCGCCAAGTCTACCCTCACCCTGATCCCACTGCTTGGCATCCATCTGGTTCTGTTTTCATTAGTCACTGACGAGTCTACCTCAAACGGCGCCATGCCCCTGCGCCTCACCAAACTCTTCATTGACCTCTTCTTTAACTCCTTTCAG GGGCTGCTCGTGGCCATCCTGTACTGCTTCGTCAACAAGGAG GTGCAGTCTGAGATCCTGAAGAGGTGGAAGCGATGGAAGCTGGGCAAAGACATCGAGGAGGAGTACCGCCACACCTACAGCAACACGGCTCAGGTCACCAACAGCATGCTCATCCAAGCTCCAGCCAAATCCAGGCTGCCGGACATCACCCGCCTGGCCTCTCCACTCTCCAGCCCCGAGGAGAAGCACCTGCTGGTCGTGGGCTGTCAGAACGGCATGGACCTCCAGCAGAGGGGGAATTTCACCCCCCTGCCACACGAGGGCGCCACCAACAGCGGCCCAGACGGAGACTTGGAGCCGGCTCataaagtgcagtgttataaGTTCCCACAAGGGAGTGATGAGAGCAACCTGTGA